A genomic window from Trueperella bialowiezensis includes:
- the ppdK gene encoding pyruvate, phosphate dikinase has translation MTKYVYDFTEGDKDQKDLLGGKGANLAEMTKLGLPVPPGFTITTEACRTYLREGKEPEELSVQVTKAIRQVEEVMGKNLGDPEDPLLMSVRSGAKFSMPGMMETVLNIGLNDESVVGLATQSGDDRFAWDSYRRLLQMFGKTVLGIEGEPFADALHALQDEKGYAGDPDMTTDDLKRLVAEFKEIIKKDTGKDFPQDPRTQLDLAIEAVFNSWNTERAIIYRRREHIPNDIGTAVNVQTMVFGNMGEGSGTGVCFTRDPSTGHSGVYGDYLENAQGEDVVAGIRNTLPLSALGELDKKSYDELLGIMDRLETHYRDLCDIEFTVQRGKLWMLQTRVGKRTAAAAFRIADQLVDERLITRDEAVTRVTGDQLTALLFPQFDKDADKIEISRGMPASPGAAVGEIVMDNETAVARTKAGAKVILVRRETNPDDLQGMVVAEGILTARGGKTSHAAVVARGMGRCCVVGADDLVIDEVAGTMDVKSTGKQYKVGDVIAIDGASGEVFEGEVPVTDSPVTAYLTKGLDAGLAAATDDDAKELVHAVDRILTHADEVRRMNVRANADSPEDAKAARDFGAEGIGLCRTEHMFLGDRRKLVEEMILAKDDAAQKAALEKLLPHQREDFVGIFDAMDGLPVTVRLIDPPLHEFLPDLTQLSVDLAVKEAKGEEITDEERELLTAVRQNHEQNPMLGLRGVRLGLKIPGLIRLQVRAISEAAARLIKDGKDPKPEIMVPLIGSVREMQIVRDMAVEVLKEVEEETGVKLDIPIGNMIELPRAAISADTIAGESDFFSFGTNDLTQTAWGFSRDDVEGAFFNDYFDYGIFGVSPFESIDLGGVGPLVDIAVARGRKTNPEIKLGVCGEHGGDPQSIHFFEKVGLNYVSCSPFRVPIARLEAGRAAVENETTYITQFVPTE, from the coding sequence ATGACGAAGTACGTATACGACTTTACCGAGGGCGATAAGGATCAAAAAGATCTGCTCGGCGGTAAGGGCGCCAACCTCGCCGAAATGACGAAGCTTGGCCTGCCGGTTCCACCCGGATTCACGATCACCACGGAAGCTTGCCGTACCTATCTGCGTGAAGGGAAGGAACCTGAGGAACTGTCGGTGCAGGTCACCAAGGCGATCCGCCAGGTTGAAGAAGTAATGGGCAAGAACTTGGGCGATCCGGAAGATCCGCTGCTCATGTCGGTGCGTTCGGGTGCGAAGTTCTCCATGCCGGGCATGATGGAAACCGTGCTCAACATCGGCCTCAACGACGAGTCGGTGGTTGGCCTCGCCACACAGTCTGGCGATGATCGTTTCGCATGGGATTCCTACCGCCGCCTGCTGCAAATGTTTGGCAAGACCGTCCTTGGTATTGAAGGCGAACCGTTCGCCGACGCGCTCCACGCCCTACAGGACGAGAAGGGCTACGCCGGCGATCCGGACATGACGACGGACGATCTCAAGCGCCTCGTCGCCGAATTCAAGGAGATCATCAAGAAGGACACCGGTAAGGACTTCCCACAAGACCCGCGCACCCAGCTCGACCTGGCCATCGAAGCCGTGTTCAACTCGTGGAATACCGAGCGCGCAATCATCTACCGCCGTCGCGAACACATCCCGAACGACATCGGCACCGCCGTCAACGTGCAAACCATGGTGTTTGGCAACATGGGCGAAGGCTCCGGTACCGGCGTGTGCTTCACCCGCGATCCTTCCACCGGCCACTCGGGCGTCTACGGCGACTACCTTGAGAACGCTCAGGGCGAGGACGTGGTGGCCGGCATCCGCAACACTCTGCCGCTGTCGGCACTCGGCGAGCTGGATAAGAAGTCGTACGACGAACTGCTCGGCATTATGGACCGACTCGAAACGCACTACCGTGACCTGTGCGACATCGAGTTCACCGTGCAGCGCGGCAAACTGTGGATGCTGCAGACCCGCGTGGGCAAGCGTACCGCCGCCGCGGCATTCCGCATCGCCGACCAGCTCGTTGACGAGCGCCTCATCACCCGTGACGAGGCCGTTACTCGCGTGACAGGCGACCAGCTCACCGCGCTGCTCTTCCCGCAGTTTGACAAGGATGCGGACAAGATCGAGATCTCGCGGGGTATGCCGGCGTCGCCGGGTGCCGCCGTCGGCGAAATCGTCATGGACAACGAAACGGCCGTGGCACGCACCAAGGCGGGCGCGAAGGTGATCCTCGTACGCCGGGAAACCAACCCGGACGACCTGCAGGGCATGGTCGTCGCCGAAGGTATCCTCACCGCGCGCGGCGGCAAGACCTCGCACGCCGCCGTCGTCGCCCGCGGTATGGGCCGCTGCTGTGTAGTCGGCGCTGACGACCTCGTCATCGACGAAGTCGCCGGCACGATGGACGTGAAGTCCACCGGCAAACAGTACAAGGTCGGCGACGTCATCGCTATCGACGGCGCCTCCGGTGAAGTATTCGAAGGCGAAGTACCTGTGACGGATTCGCCGGTGACCGCCTACCTGACCAAGGGGCTCGACGCCGGATTGGCCGCAGCGACCGACGACGACGCGAAGGAACTCGTGCACGCCGTCGACCGCATCCTCACACACGCTGACGAGGTTCGCCGCATGAACGTGCGCGCCAACGCCGACAGCCCGGAAGATGCGAAGGCCGCCCGCGACTTCGGGGCCGAAGGCATCGGCCTGTGCCGTACCGAGCACATGTTCCTCGGTGACCGCCGCAAGCTCGTCGAAGAAATGATCCTCGCGAAGGACGACGCCGCGCAGAAGGCCGCACTCGAAAAGCTGCTGCCACACCAGCGTGAAGACTTCGTGGGTATCTTCGACGCGATGGATGGCCTGCCCGTCACCGTACGCCTGATTGACCCGCCACTGCACGAGTTCCTGCCGGACCTCACGCAACTGTCCGTTGACCTTGCGGTCAAGGAAGCCAAGGGCGAAGAAATCACGGACGAAGAGCGTGAACTTCTCACGGCCGTCCGCCAGAACCACGAACAGAACCCGATGCTCGGCCTGCGCGGTGTGCGCCTCGGCCTGAAGATCCCCGGCCTTATCCGCCTGCAGGTGCGCGCGATCTCCGAGGCCGCTGCCCGCCTGATCAAGGACGGCAAGGATCCGAAGCCGGAGATCATGGTTCCGCTCATCGGCTCCGTGCGCGAAATGCAGATCGTACGCGACATGGCCGTAGAAGTGCTCAAGGAAGTCGAAGAGGAGACCGGCGTGAAGCTGGACATCCCGATCGGCAACATGATCGAACTGCCACGCGCAGCGATCTCGGCTGACACGATCGCCGGTGAGTCTGACTTCTTCTCGTTCGGCACGAACGACCTGACGCAGACCGCTTGGGGCTTCTCGCGCGACGACGTGGAAGGCGCCTTCTTCAACGACTACTTCGACTACGGAATCTTCGGCGTCTCGCCGTTCGAATCCATCGACCTGGGTGGAGTTGGCCCGCTCGTGGACATCGCCGTGGCCCGTGGCCGCAAGACGAATCCCGAGATCAAGCTCGGCGTGTGCGGTGAACATGGTGGCGATCCGCAGTCGATCCACTTCTTCGAAAAGGTGGGCTTGAACTACGTGTCGTGCTCGCCGTTCCGCGTGCCGATTGCCCGCCTTGAGGCCGGCCGCGCTGCGGTGGAGAACGAAACCACGTACATCACGCAGTTCGTACCGACCGAGTAA